ATTATTGTGTTGAGAATGTTACTCATAATGCGAGAAAATTTTCATGATTCTTAGGTTATTTAGAAACTTTAGTTCTAACTCTTATCACTCTCTTCTACtgtttctcactgtaaaaaatatcTAGTAGCAGATTGCGCTTTTCCTAGCTTTTTAAGGCAGAAGTTGGATATGGGTGAACACTGTCTAGTCACTTTGATCGTAAGTGCGGATCATAATTTGCTGAAATCTTGAAACCATTGCTCACTTTcgttcttttgtcttttttccccttagcaaTAAATTGGCAATGTTGCGGTCGTTAAATGTCATGCTGAGGCGCTTAGGTCAATAAAACGATTTTAAATGAGTTGATTGTAAAAAGAGATtaaaccactttttctttttgtttttctgttgtaggACATGCATCACCTTGAGGAAGAATTAACATGTTCCATTTGCTGTAGCATATTTGAAGATCCACGCGTTCTGCCCTGTTCCCACACGTTTTGTAGGAATTGTCTGGAAGGTGTTATTCAGCTGTCAAGCAACTTTTCCATTTGGAGACCCCTGAGAGTTCCTCTGAAGTGTCCCAACTGTAGGAGTATTGTTGAAATTCCTGCTGCTGGCACCGAATCGTTGCCTATCAACTTTGCATTGAAAGCTATTATTGAAAAATACCAACAGGAAGATCACTCTGATGTTGCAACCTGCAGCGAACACTATAGGCAACCGCTGAACATTTACTGTCTTTTGGATAGAAAATTGGTGTGTGGCCATTGCCTTACAATAGGAAAACACAGCGGTCATCCAATAGATGACCTTCAGAGCGCCTACCTAAAAGAAAAGGAGACTTCTGGAAAGCTTCTCGAGCAGCTAACTGATAAACACTGGACTGATGTGTGTTTGCTTATTGAAAAGCTGAAAGAACAGCAGTCCCAGTGTGAAAGCATTGTTCAGGATGATAAAAAAGTAGTAGTACAGTATTTTAAGAAACTTAGCAATACCCTGGAGCACAAAAAACAAGCTCTGCTGACTGCGCTGGATGAAGTTAACACACACATTTTGGAAGAATATCAGCCTCTCATtgagaacttgaaaaaaataagagaagaacAGCTGGAATTAATGTCACTGAATACATCTATTCAAAAAGAAGAGTCCCCACTTATTTTTCTGGAGAAGGTGGGTGATTTGCATCTACGTATAAAAGCTTTGAAACAGAAGCAACTACCGGATGTTAAACCTGTGGAGATTTATCCGAGGATTGGGCACCTGTTGAAAGATGTGTGGTCTAAAACCGAAATCGGTCAGATCAACAAGATCCTCACtccaaaaataaaactgattccGAAAAGGAAGTTCCACAGCAAAGGcagtggaaaggaaggaagagaatctAAAGAACTCCTCCAGGCTGTAAATCCTTTAGCAGTCCTGCTGCTTTTTATAATAATAGTGGTAACTGTGTTTTTGTTTCACAAACCGGTATCATCAGTTGTAGTCGAAGCTACACGCGCTTATATCTCGGAATTCTTGCTGCTTGTGTATCAAGATGTCTGCACCCATTTGCAAAGTATAGTGGATGTGCTGTGCCATACATTTAATTTACTGATGGAGTTTTTGGGGAGAATTGTTTCTCTTAGACTATTTCAATGATTAGATTAAGAGTTAGCATAGGAatccacaggattttttttttaatttctacttaAAAGCTGGATTGTTAAAGCTCTACacctttcctttctatttctatatccttcctttttctgtattttatagatTTCCTCTTAGCTAACTCTTAGTTAACGGAGAAGATTTGCAACAGAGGCTTCCTCCTCTGCTCACACAATAGGGCAGGTTGGTGGGTGTTTGTTTAAACTGGAAGCCTGTCAGAAAGAACGTCTGCCTAAGTAAGCTGTAATCTGGAGTCCTGTTGTAAAAACTCCTTAAACATCTACtacctgttggtttttttttttggtaacataattttaaattgtttttttaataaaagaactaCAATGTTAGAGGTTAAAAGAACCCCTCAGGCTGCAAACTGGCTAGTCCTGGGCGGGTCAGTCGCTAGCTCTGGTGTATATAGAACTCCTATTTTGTGTTTTACTGACCTCTCTCTGAATGTATTTTAACTGATACACCTGTGGTCTTTAAAGTGTGTGCTCATGGCTCAATATTGTTTGTTCCTGGTTACTAGTGGATGACatgattttatctttcttttttttttcaacctgtGTATAATAACTTTGTGTCTTTCAAATGGTTCTCTCCACCTTCCAGAGCGGTACCTGTAGGACTTCTGGTGAAATACTGCATACAGGTTTTTAGTGCCAGCTCTGCACAAATCAGGTGTTTGTTTAGCCTGGCAGGGAGCTCTCAGCGCTTACTAAAATGAGCTCTGATTTTTTGCTAAATCATTTAATGTGTCGTGACAATAGACACATACTGTTGTAAgtagcaaaactcccattgaagtcagtggtaTAAGGATTTCAAATGTTGTCAAGAGCTCTTAACTTGGCAATGAATGTAAATTTATATTCAACAGAGATCTTTACCTTGACGTAGCATTTTATTCTGCAATCAAATGATCACTAACGCTGTTGGCTACTTCTGATGAGATGCTCCAGTCTAAACCGTGCTCAGGAGCGAAATCCCCAGTGAAAGCTGTTCTGGCCTTCAGTTACTAACGGTCTGATTACAGTAAGTACTGGGACAGCCGTAAAGTGTTGCAGTTACAACAGCAGAACACAGATGAGTTTACGATTCACTAAAATTACAAAAATGAGCATTTGCCATGTCTAATTGTATTTGAGTTGATAAAAATAATAGCATATTCTAGCATAGCAGCATTCCTCTTGTAAAGATCCTAATAACAATATTGATATCCTAATATTTTGCTGTATTGATAAAACACTGAGTCTAGCCAAACAGCCACTGTGCAGCTCCCCTCTCTGCAGCGCAGGGGGCTTGATGGTCTAAGTTTGGCTGAGGTAGGGGCCAGCAGCGCTTCGGAGGAGTTTCTAGACTTTGTACGTatgttttctgtcatcttttagAGTTACAGAGGCAAATCCCCTGGATACCGCTGGTCAGGTTTTGAAATGGTGTTCAGGTGTATCCTGGGACTGCATGCTGTTGTATTTATTTCCCAATAAAATTGGGAATTTGGTTGTGTCTTAAGCCCTGCTAGAAGGCTGTCACTTGGCACGTACGTCTCTCAAAACCTGGTGCTAAGTGTCTGTCCACTACCACGTGAGGCTGCTTTTTTGACTtgccttccttttattttcccgACTTTTAAAAACTTAGAGAGTTTataatgcagttttatttttcaagactACGGGAATTTATAAAATGCCTTTACCATTGATTGAAACATTTAGTACTTGTACTTACAACAactatatattttaataaatatgcatacaaataaaatatattcttgcAGTAGGATTGGCTAACACCTCGATTTCCTTACTGCGCAGAACCTTCCCCGTGACCCTAGGCAGCGCCGAGACACGCAGCTGAACGGGTGAGAGGGGACGGAGCAGCAAGTCTCCCTGCAGCAGGAACGCGGGTGCTCAGCAGTGCTCTGTCTCGCCGCTTCATTTTCTCCCAagtgccctgtttttttgcagTGTGAACTTCAGGAAGATTCTCTGAAAGGGCCTGTCACGAGGTGGGTCGATGTGGATTTCATTGTTTCGTGTTGCCTGCCACAGGcctcttttactgctttttctgatttttttctgcggAAGCGCAGCACAGGCGTTTTCCGGGGAGTGCTGTGAGCAGCTTTTCATTTTCCCCTTACCCCAACACTCCGTGGGGCCGTACGGCTGAGACAAGCTGCTTCAGCCTGCTCTCTCCTGTCATCGGTGCTGGATACAGGTCCTGTGTGCCGAGTTTCATGTAGCAGATGGAAActttttcaagaaaatgaaatctttttaCTGCATTTCAATTGCGGTGTGAGAGGGTTTTGTACTCCGTCAAACCTACGGTGggttttttctcatcttttgaaCTACCCTGTTTTGAAACCTCATCCTAGAAGTGTAATTCTTACTGC
The sequence above is a segment of the Calonectris borealis chromosome 9, bCalBor7.hap1.2, whole genome shotgun sequence genome. Coding sequences within it:
- the TRIM59 gene encoding tripartite motif-containing protein 59 isoform X2: MHGALDRDRPFVFLHRMVSSGGSQAFPDMHHLEEELTCSICCSIFEDPRVLPCSHTFCRNCLEGVIQLSSNFSIWRPLRVPLKCPNCRSIVEIPAAGTESLPINFALKAIIEKYQQEDHSDVATCSEHYRQPLNIYCLLDRKLVCGHCLTIGKHSGHPIDDLQSAYLKEKETSGKLLEQLTDKHWTDVCLLIEKLKEQQSQCESIVQDDKKVVVQYFKKLSNTLEHKKQALLTALDEVNTHILEEYQPLIENLKKIREEQLELMSLNTSIQKEESPLIFLEKVGDLHLRIKALKQKQLPDVKPVEIYPRIGHLLKDVWSKTEIGQINKILTPKIKLIPKRKFHSKGSGKEGRESKELLQAVNPLAVLLLFIIIVVTVFLFHKPVSSVVVEATRAYISEFLLLVYQDVCTHLQSIVDVLCHTFNLLMEFLGRIVSLRLFQ
- the TRIM59 gene encoding tripartite motif-containing protein 59 isoform X1; this encodes MHHLEEELTCSICCSIFEDPRVLPCSHTFCRNCLEGVIQLSSNFSIWRPLRVPLKCPNCRSIVEIPAAGTESLPINFALKAIIEKYQQEDHSDVATCSEHYRQPLNIYCLLDRKLVCGHCLTIGKHSGHPIDDLQSAYLKEKETSGKLLEQLTDKHWTDVCLLIEKLKEQQSQCESIVQDDKKVVVQYFKKLSNTLEHKKQALLTALDEVNTHILEEYQPLIENLKKIREEQLELMSLNTSIQKEESPLIFLEKVGDLHLRIKALKQKQLPDVKPVEIYPRIGHLLKDVWSKTEIGQINKILTPKIKLIPKRKFHSKGSGKEGRESKELLQAVNPLAVLLLFIIIVVTVFLFHKPVSSVVVEATRAYISEFLLLVYQDVCTHLQSIVDVLCHTFNLLMEFLGRIVSLRLFQ